A region of the Kribbella sp. NBC_01245 genome:
CACAGCGCTTCGGTGACATCGGGTAATCGTCGTCGGCCGGTGATCATCACCCTTGTCGGCGCCCTGGTGATTTCACTGGGCGCCGTCTTCATGGTCAATTCCTTCGGCAACGAGAACTCCGCCGATGAGGGACCGCTTTCCAACGCCGACTGCGATACGCCTGTCACGGTGTCCTTGAGCACCACCCCGGAGATGAAGGCCCAGCTGGAGACCGCCGCCAAGGCGCTCACCGGCCGCGACGACAGCCGCACTCCGTGCACCAACTTCAGCATCAACGCCGTCGCCCCGGGCGCGGTCGCCCAGGCGGTCGCAGCCGGTGACGAACAGATCCCGGACCTCTGGGTGCCGGACTCGTCCCTGTGGGTGGCCCGCGCGGACGACGGCCAGTCGCTGCCCACCGTGGCCGTGCCCTCGCTGGCGACGTCGCCGATGGTCCTGGTCGGCGATTCGGCCACTTTCGCCGACACGTCCTCCTGGCTCGGCGTGTTCTCCAAGGCGCCGCCCGCCCTGCTGGATCCGCTGAGCACCTCGATCGGCGCCGCGGCCCTGCTCGCCGTACAGGCCGAGCGCGCCAAGACCTCCACCTCGGACACGCAGGTGGCCCAGGTGCTGGTGCCGCTCGCGCAGCGGCACGGCTCGATGGCGAAGGCGTACACCGATCTCAACGGCCTCTTCACCCGGGCCGCCCAAGAGGGCAGCAACCTGGTGGTGCCGTCCTCGGAGCAGGCCTTCGTGGCGTTCCAGGAGGCCCACCCGGACACCGGTCTGAAGGCCGTCGTCCCCGCCACCGGCACGCTGCTCCTGGACTACCCGCTGGTGGTGACCGCCAAGGACGACGTCGAGCGCGTCACCGAGACGGCCAAGCTCCTCGGGCAGCAGCTCCGCTCCGCCGGTGGCACCGAAGGCACCGACAAGGCCGGCTTCCGGTCCCCGACCCGTGAACCGCTGACCGGCGGCCGTGGCGTCGGAAACATCGAGATGCTCGGCAAGCCGGCGGTCCAGGTCGCCGAGCAGGTCCTGCAGCAGTGGGCCACGCTCGCGCTGTCGGCCCATTCGCTGGCCGTGATCGACACCTCCGGCTCGATGAACGAGAAGGTGGCCGGCGGCAAGCGCCGCATCGACCTCACCATCGCGGCCGCCGAGAGCGGGCTGAAGATGTTCCCCGACAGCGCCGCACTCGGCCTGTGGTCGTTCTCCACCAAGCAACCGCCGGCCAAACCGCTCGACTGGCAGCCGCTCGTCCCGATCCGCAAGCTCAGCGCGCAGCAGCGGGTCGAGATGGTCACCGCCCTGCGCCAGCTCGGCAACAAGGCCAACGGCGGCACCGGCCTGTACGACGTCGCGATCGCCGCCTACCGGACCGTCCAGGACGGCTTCGACCCCAAGGCCGTCAACGCCGTCCTGATCTTCACCGACGGCAAGAACGACGACCCGGGCAGCATCAGCCTTGACGAGGCCGTCCGCACCCTGCAGAGCCTCCGCGACCCGGCCCGCCCGGTCCGCATCATCGCCCTCGGCATGGGCCCCGACGCCGACCAATCCGAACTAGACAAACTAGCCCGAGCCACCGGCGGCCGCGCCTACGTAGCCCGCAACCCCGCCGACCTCCAGGCAGTCTTCATCGACGCACTCCAAAACCGCTAAACCCGTCTTCACCCGAACGGCCCGCCGCCCCGCGCGACGGGCCGTTCGCCATTCCCTCACTGCCACCCACCCCTGTCGCGAATGGTCAGGTCACGACGCGGCCCCGCTGACCAGTTCTTCAGACCACCTGGTCAGCCACTAGGATGTGGCGAGCCAGCCAGAGTGGTGGAACGGCAGACACGCCGGCTTTAGGTGCCGGTGCCTTCGGGCGTGAGGGTTCAAATCCCTTCTCTGGCACCCAACTCGACGAGCGATTCCGGGGTTCAAGCCAGGTCGCGCCGGCCCAGCCTGTGGCCGAGTCCGGCCCGGGCATCGCACTGAGATCGGCGCCAGACGCGTCTGCCGCCGCATGGGTAGGTCTGCCGATGCGGCGGTGCCGGCCATCGGACGAGGCTGTAGCCAGCAGTCCGAAGGAGGAACCAGTCATGAGCACCAGCATCATCGTCAACGGCGTTCGGATCGCCTTCCAGGACACTGGCGAAGGCGAGCCCCTCGTACTCGTCCACGGATCCTGGGGATCGCACCACAACTGGGACCCGGTCGTCCCCGGGCTGGCGGAGCACTACCGGGTGATCAGCTACGACCGAAGGGGCCACAGCGAAAGCGAGCGGGTGACGGGCCAGGGCACCTTCGCCGAGGATGTCGCCGACCTGGCAGCACTGATCGAGACGCTGGACGCCGCGCCCGCGTGGGTGGTCGGGAACTCGGCCGGTGCCGTCATCACCCTGCAGCTCGCCGCCACGCGGCCGGACCTGCTCCGTGGCGTTATCGTGCACGAGCCTCCCCTGTGGGTGCTGTCAGAAGATGGGGCGCTTCGGGAGGTGCTGGACCTGATCCGCACGGGCGACCACGCCGGTGCCGCCGAGAGGTTCGTCGATGACGTGGCGTTCGGGCCCGGCGCTTGGGCTCGGCTACCCGAGCGGCTGCGGGCGACGATGGCCGGCAACGCCACGACCTTCCTCGACGAGGCGCTGGCGCCGGACTCGCTGACCGTCGACGAGGCCGCCCTCGCGCGGTACACAGGCCCGGTCATGGTCACCTCCGGCGGCCAGAGCCCTCAGCTGTTCCAACCCGTGGCCGAACACCTCGCGACGCTGCTGCCGCAGGCTCACCGCGTCGAGTACGCCGACGCGGGCCATGTCCCGCACGTGACCCATCCGGAGGCGTTCGTCAACGAGGTCAGGGCGTTCACGGCCCGGATGAACCGCCGGATCAGCGCGGGAGCGCTGCGATGAGCCGCGCGAGCGACGTCGTCGCCACGCGGTTCGATGTCCCCGCCCCGGACGGGACCGCTATCGCCGTCTGGGTGGACGGCGACGGACCTGCGATGGTGTTGGTGCACGGTTCGCTGCAAGACCACAGCATTTCGGCCGCGCTGGTCGCGGAGCTGCGTGACGGCATCACCACGTTCGCTGTCGACCGGCGGGGCTTCGGAGCCAGCGGAGATGGAGCCGGCTACGCGATCGAGCGCGAGTTCGAGGACGTCGCCGCGGTTGTCGACGCTGTCGCCGCGCGGGTCGGTGGGCCGGTTGCCGTGTGGGGCCACTCCTACGGAGCAAGCCTTGCGATGGGTGGCGCAACGCTCACGGGGAACATCAGTCACCTGCTGTTGTACGAGCCCAGTCTCGGGTTCGCCTACCCGGAGGGCTCGATCGAGACACTTGAGAAGACACTCGCCAAGGGCGACAACGAGACTGCGGCCATCTTCGTGTTTCGGGAGATCCTCGAGTTCACCGACGACCAGATCGACGCCATGCGTGCCGGGCCGGAATGGGCGGGACGGGTCGCCGTGGCGAAGACCCTGGCTCGGGAGGCTCGCGCCGAGCAAGGGTGGGTGTATCGGCCCGGCCAGTTCAGCGCGATCACGGCGCAGACGCTCCTGCTGTCAGGTTCGGAGAGTACGCCGGCGATCAAGCAGGCCACGGACACAGCTGCGGCGGCGATGGCCGGCGCCCGGATCCACGTCCTTGACGGTCACGCGCACATCGCCCACCGAACCGAACCTGCCATGGTGGCGTCAGTCGTTCGGGGCTTCATCGCGTCGTCAACGTGAGACGGACAGCGAAGCGGGCTCACTCGCGCAGGAGGTCGTGTTCCATGGCGAAGAGGGCAGCGGCTGCCCGCGTCGAGGTGCCGATCTTGGCGTAGACGTGCTGGAGGTGATGTTCCGCCGTACGCCGCGATATCACGAGCGTCTGCGCGATCTCCCGGTTCGACAGCCCTCGCGCCGCCAGCCGGAGCACCTCCACCTCCCGGTCGCTCAAGCCGCTCGGCCAGGTGCCTCGAACGAGCGTCGGCTCCTGCCCCGCGGCCGCGATCACAGCCCGCGCGCAATCAGTGTCGAGTCGCCCGGCCCTCGCGTCGTCGGCCAGGCGCTCCGCGGCTTGAGCGGGAGAGCGGGCGGCCCGATGCGGCCGGTTTTGAGTCAGGCTCTGGAAGGTGTCGGCAGCCGCGAGAACCCTGGCAGGTAACGGAATCGCTGCCGCGGCGAGGCCGTGGTGGTAGCCGCTGCCGTCCAGTCGTTCGTGGTGCAGACCGGCGATCCGGCCCAACGGCGCGAGCACCGGCGAGCAGGCAAGGATTCGCTCGGTGTGGTACGGGTGCAAGCGCACCTGTTCCTGCTCGCTGCGGGTGAGGGCTCCCTGCTTGTCCCAGATACCGCTGGACACGCCGGCCCTGCCCAGGTCGTGCAGCAGAGCCGCCCGGCGCAGGTCCACGATCGCCGGATCGTCGAGGCCGACCTCGCGCCCGGCGACCTCCGCCAGTTCGGCGGTCCGCGTCGAATGGCCCAGCGTGTAAGCGGACTTGAGGTCGACCATGTCCGCGAAGCAGCGGGCCACGCGGTCGAGTTCGCCGGCCCGGATGCGGTGCACCGGGGCCGGCTCGGCCTCCAACACCGCCTGCCACGGATCAACGGCGTCGTTGGCGCGCAGCAACCCTTCGCCGTACCGCTGGAACGCTTCGGCCACGGACGGGTCGAACCAGCTGCCCGCCCGGTCGCGCAGCATCGACATGGCGGCGTCCGCGCCGCCCGCCTGGTGGAACATCAGTGCCTGGGTCGCGACCTCACTCACGCGCGCCGGCAGCGTGATCTCTTCCTTTGCCAGCCCGTGCGGTCCACCCTTGCCGTCCCAGCGCTCGAACTGCTGGGAGATCGCGTCCGCGACCCGCTGTCCGAGCCCGAGTCGCCCGGCGAGCATGGCCCCGGCTTCGCAGACGGAGGCGACGATCTCCCGACCGTGCAGCACATCGCCTGCGACTGCCCGCCCAAGGACCAACGCACGTCGCGGGCCACTCCCGCGGCCCATGCCGAGGGTGAACGCCAGCATCTCCCGGCGGTTCCCGAAGTCAGCGGGCTCGGCGGCGCGTCGGGACGCGAGCTCGTCGCCGCCGAACAACCTGGCTTCCAGCGAGGCCGTCGCCGTGCAGCCGAGGTGCCGTAAGAGCGATGCGAAGTAGACGTCGTGAACCTCTTCGTCCGGCAGCCCCAGTGCGCGGCCGAGCCCGGTCGCCAGCAGGCATGACCGGATCGCCTTCTCCGGTTGCTGTCCCATCCCAAGGTCTGTTGCCACCGACAACGCGGCAAGAAGGTCGGACAGCCGTAGATCGGCGTGCGTGTCCACCCTTCATCACACCACGATCGACCGCACGTCGGTACCGTTGCAGGCCGTCAGCCGCGTTCCCGAGGCGGGCGATTGCGCGGAATCTAGGGTGCCGGAGAGCGGTTTCGCCTTAGCTGCTGAGGATGCGGCGGATGTGGTGACCCAATTGGTCGAGTTCTTCGGCATCCGCATGGAGTTGGAGGGTTCGCGGCAGGTTCAGGGCCTTGGCGGCCTCACCAGACAGGGACAGCGTGAGGGAGCCTGGGGTGAGGTTCCAGGTTTCGACGCCGCCATAGTGGGTGGCGCCGAGTGTGTTCGACAGGCAGTAGGTGGCCAGGCCCAGGGCCGCGTCCTGTGCGTCGAATTCGAGGGCCCGCTGGAGCTCGAAAGACGTTCCTGACGACTCGTCGAGGAAGACGACGGCCTCGTAGTTCAGGGGCGCGTCGCGCGTGTAGGCGGCCTTCATGGACGGCTCAGGTGAGGGTTTTTAGGTAGGAGTTGCCGCGGGGGGTGAGGGTGTAGCCCTTTTCCAGGCTGAAGGTCAGGCCTAGGTTTTTTAGTTTGCGGATGTCGGTTTTGAAGGGGAGGAGGTCGCGGCCTACCTCTTCGGCGAGGACTGCCGCCTTGACGTTGGGCTTGGCCTCGATGAGGCGGAGGTACGCGAGGGTCCAGGGGCCGTGGGCGCTGCGGGCGTCTAGGCCGTCCAGGCGGGACTGGAGGTCCGCTAGGTCGTCTGCCGAGAAGGTCGTGGTGTTGGCGAGTTCTTCGCGGGGGTCCGGGCCTTCGACCAGGTGGAAGGCGATTCGCCAGGTCGGGAGGGACTCGTCGCCACGGAGGCGGCGGCGGATGTCGCGGGCGTTCTCGCGGCCGGTGCCGGTGATGTCGGCGTCCACGATCAGGTCGGGGTTGACCTGGCTGATCGCGTCGATCTCGATCCGGCCGGCGTTGGTGCGATAGACCCGGCCGGGTACGACGCGGGCTTCGGCCCAACGCCGGTAGGCGACGGTGATCTCGCCGGATTCGACGCCCAGGACGTCCGTACCTTGGAACAACATCAGCTCAGTGCCTTCGCGATCAGCGGGGCGATCTCCCGCAGGGACTTGCCGCGATGGGAGATCGCGTCCTTCTCTTCGACCGACAACTCGGCCGTCGTCCGGTCATAACCTTCAGGCACGAACAGTACGTCGTACCCGAAGCCGCCCGTACCACGCAGCTCGCGGATGACCGAACCACGCGCCTCGCCTCGTACGACGTCCTCCTCGCCACCCGGCCGAACGAAGGCAACGGCCGCCACGAAGGCTGCACCACGTCGCGAGTCCGGGACGTCCTCGAGCTGGCCGAGGAGCAGCACGTTATTCGCGTGGTTGTCCTTCGCAGGGCCACTCCATCGGGCCGAGAGCACGCCCGGCATCCCGTTCAGCGCGTCGACGCAGATGCCCGAGTCGTCGGCCAGCGCCGGCAGACCGGTCGCGGCGACGGCGGCACGCGCCTTCAGCAAGGCGTTGCCCTCGAAGGTCGGCTCCGTCTCGGGCGGCTCTTCGTACGGCGAGACGTCGGCCAGGCCGAGGACCTCGATCCCGGGCACGATCGGCTCGAGGATGCGGCGCAGTTCCGCGAGCTTCTTGGCGTTGTTCGAGGCCAGCAGGATCTTGCTCACGCCAGCGCCTCCTGCTGGATCTTGGTCAGGTCGGCCACGCCCTGGGCACCGAGCTCGAGCAGACCGTCGAGCAGCTTGCGGTCGAACGGCTCGCCCTCCGCCGTACCCTGCACCTCGACGAAACGGCCGTCGCCGGTGAGCACCAGGTTCATGTCGGTCTCGGCCCGCACGTCCTCCTCGTAGCAGAGGTCGAGCATCGGCAGGCCGTCGATGATGCCGACGGAGACGGCCGCGACGGATCCCTTCAGTGGCTCGCCTTTCAGCGCTTTGCGGTCACGCAGGTACGAGACGGCGTCCGCGAGGGCGACGTACGCGCCGGTGATCGCGGCGGTCCGGGTGCCGCCGTCGGCCTGCAGCACGTCGCAGTCCAGCACGATGGTGTTCTCGCCGAGGGCCTTGTAGTCGATCACCGCGCGCAGCGAACGCCCGATCAGCCGGGAGATCTCCTGCGTACGGCCGCCGATCTTGCCCTTCACCGACTCCCGGTCCGACCGGGTGTTGGTTGCTCGCGGCAACATCGCGTACTCCGCCGAGACCCAGCCGAGGCCGGACCCCTTCCGCCAGCGCGGTACCCCTTCGGTCACGCTGGCCGCGCAGAGCACCCGGGTCCGGCCGAACTCCACCAGGACCGAGCCCTCGGCGTGGTCCAGCCATCGTCGGGTCAAGGTCACGGGCCGGAGCTGCTCCGGGGTACGTCCATCGATACGGGCCATGCGGAAACCCTATGCCCCAGAGCCATCCGGGTTGCCCACGGCATCAGGTCCGAAGCACGACGGCCCACCCACGGAATGCCCTCGCGGACCATCCAGACCGCGTCATTCCACTTGGACGGCGCGTAACGCGCGTCACTTTCCAGCGCTGGGAGTACGTCGATGGGCAGCCCGCGCGCGACCAGTTCGTCGGCGAACGAACGGGCCAGCCGGCGGTGCCCGCGCTCCCCCGGATGCAGCCGGTCGACGCTCCAGAAGTCGCGCTGGTAGATCTCCGGCCGATCCGCCAGGTCGATCCGGATGCCGCCGTACGACGCGACCAGGTCGTCGTACAGCGAATTGACCACCTCGATCCGGCGCCAGAGCGGGCGTCGCAGCCACTTCGGCAGGCCGAATACCTGGCCGTGGTCGTGGAATCGTACGGTCAGCAGCAGTGCGCCGCGGGCCGTCAGCCGGTCGCCGCATTCCTGCAGGCTGTCGCGGATCTCGATCGGGTCGAACGTCGAGCGCATCGTGTCGTTGACCCCGACGATCAGCGAGGCCAGGTCGATCCGGTCGTCGCCGGTCGAGGGAAGTTGTTCGCGGGCCACCAGTGGAGCCGTGGCCCCGCTGGTGGCGACGTTGGAGAAGGTCACACGGTGGGAACTGCCCAGGGATTCGGCGAGCAGCGAAGCCCAGCCTCGCCAGCCCTGCCCGGGTACAGCTCCGGCACCGGAGAGTCGAACCGCACAACCCGCCAGGGGATCTCCCACACCCACGGTGGTGGAGTCACCCAGTGCCACATAGTGGAGGTTCACATTCAGCCACGGTGACGCCGCCACCCACCCAGGCGCCGACGGCCGGGTGACCGATCGGACAACGTCCGGCCAACGATCCCGATTGCCGATCGCAAGTGCGCAGACATAGGCTGTACAGAACATAAACGAGCATTCCGGAGGCCTGATGAGCGGGAAAGACCTGAAACTGGGCGTGGTCGGGCTGGGCGCCCGCAGCAAGCTCGCCCAGAACGCCGACCAGCCTGACCAGGGCTCCAGCGTCGTCGCGATCTGCGACCCCATCCCGGCCTCGCAGGAGTCAGGCCTGGCGAATTTCCCCGGCGCCAAGGCGTACGGCGACCACCGCGACCTGCTCGACCTCGGCTTGGACGGCGTCTTCCTCACCACGCCGGACCACCTGCACGAAGACCCGGCAGTCGATTTTCTCGAGGCGGGCATCGCGGTTTTCGTCGAGAAGCCGCTCGCGATCACCACCGAGGGCTGCGACCGGGTGCTCGAGGCGGCCCGTCGCAGCGGCGCGCGGTTGTACGTCGGGCACAACATGCGGCACATGCCGGTCGTGCAGATCATGCGCGAGCAGATCCTGGCCGGCGCGATCGGCGAGGTGAAGGCGATCTGGTGCCGCCACTTCGTCGGGCACGGCGGCGACTTCTACTTCAAGGACTGGCACGCCGATCGGTCGAAGACGACGAGCCTGCTGCTGCAGAAGGGCGCGCACGATATCGACGTGATGCACTGGCTGGCCGGCGGCTACACCACCCGGGCGAGCGCGTTCGGCGAGCTTGCCGTGTACGGCGGTATCACCGACCGGACGGACCGGACCGGCCAGCGGTTCAGCGAGTTCGTCGACGAGGCGAACTGGCCGCCGCTGGAGCAGAAGGGCCTCGCTCCCGTGATGGACGTCGAAGACCTGAGCATGGCGAACCTCCAACTCGGCAACGGCGTCCTCATGTCGTACCAGCAGTGCCATTTCACGCCGGACTACTGGCGCAACTACACCGTCATCGGGACGGCGGGCCGGCTGGAGAACTTCGGCGACGGCCCAGGCGGTGTGGTCAAGGTCTGGAACTCGCGCCGCTCGGGTTATCGCGAGGACGCCGACGTGGTGATCGAGATCCCGAACGCCGAGGGCGGCCACGCGGGCGCTGACCCGCGACTGGTGCAGGAGTTCCTCACGTTCGTCCGTAACGGCTCTGCCACTCTCACGTCGCCGATCGCCGCTCGGGCCGCAGTGGCCGCGGGACATGCCGCCACGACCTCTCTGCGCAACGGCGGCAACCCGGTCGACGTACCGGAACTGGATCCGGAGCTCGTCGCGTACTTCGAACGGGGTCAGACGTCGTAGACGGCGTCCTGTACGGCTGTGAGGATCTCCCCGGAGTAGGTCTTCGCAGCAGCTCGCGCCTGCGTGTGCCGGTCGTACCAGGGCGGCACGTGCGTCACGATCAACCGGCCCACTCCAGCCCGCTGTGCGTGCTCCCCCGCCTCTGAGCCGGTCAGGTGCAACTCAGGCGGGTTGGACGGGTCGTCGTCGAGTAGAGCAGCCTCACACAGCAGTACGTCGACACCGCGCGCCAGTTCGACCAGTGCCTGGGTAGGGCCGGTATCGCCCGAGTAGACGATCGAGCGGCCGTCATGCTCGACACGGATCGCGTACGCCGGGACCGGGTGCACCACGGGCGTAGTGCGGACGGTGAACGGCCCCACCTGCTGGAGGGGCTGCCAGTCGTTGAAGGTCAGCTGCTCGGTCATACCCGGGTCTATCGGCAGGTCGTACGCCTGAGCCATACGGATCGCCGTACCCGCTGGGCCGTAGACCGGGATCTTCGGGAAGGGTGCCGCCGGGGAGTACTTGGTGGCGACGTACAGCCCGCAGAGGTCCATGCAGTGGTCCGGGTGGAGATGGGACAGCGCGACGGCCCCGATCCGGTCTGCCGGGATGTGCCGCTGCAGGGCGCCGAACGCACCACTGCCCAGGTCCAGCACGAGGTGGAACCCCTCGGCGCTGAGCAGGTACGAAGACGCGGGTGAGTCCGGGCCGGGCACGGAACCCGAGCAACCGATCACGGTGAGCTGCACGTTCGACACATTACTGGCGAGTCGCCCCCGTCGCCCGCGCAGCGCGGAGAGGGAGAGATCACATCGGGCCGACTTGAAGATTTCTTCAATTCATCACATGCTTCGTTCCAGACATCACCACCGCCGGGAGGACGCATTGCAGTCGAGCCAATTCGCCGAGGACCTGCAGCGCCGCGTGCGGGAGGCGCGAGCGGCACTTGCCGCCGCGACCGCCGAGGGCGATTTCTACGCCGCCGACGTCCGGACGAACGAGCTCGACAGCCTGTTACGTCTGGCGATGGAGCACGGCCTGATCATGGACACGGATCTGCCGCGATGACGGTCCCGCTCTATCAGGCCAAGGCCGAGTTCTTCCGGATGCTCGGGCATCCGGTCCGGATCCGGGTGCTGGAGTTGCTCCAGGACGGACCGCGACCAGTTCGCGAGTTGCTCGCCGATATCGCCATCGAGCCGTCGAGCCTGTCGCAACAGCTGGCGGTGCTCCGGCGCTACGGCATCGTTACCTCCCGCCGGGAAGGCTCGAGCGTGGTGTACGAACTGGCCGGTGGCGAGGTGGCCGAGCTGCTGCGCACGGCCCGGCGAATCCTCACCGACCTGATCGCCGGCCAGAACGAGCTGCTCGCCGAACTACGCGAGGCCGAAACCTCGTCCCGATGAGGTTCCTCGACCGGACTCGCGAGCTGCTGCCTGCCCGCGACGATCTGAGGGCGATCGTCAGCCATCCGCGACACGACCTGCTCGCAGGCTTCACGGTCGCCATCGTGGCCTTGCCGCTCGCACTCGGGTTCGGCATCTCCTCCGGTCTCGGCGCCGCCGCGGGCCTCACGACCGCGGTGATCGCCGGAGCGCTCGCCGCCTTCTTCGGCGGCTCGAGCCTGCAGGTGACCGGACCCACCGGCGCCATGACCGTCGTACTGGTCCCGATCATGCACACGTACGGCGCCACGGGTGTGCTCACCGTCGGGTTGATGGCGGGCGTGATCCTGCTCGGCCTGGCCTTCGCACGGGCCGGCCAGTACGTCGCCTATATCCCGGCATCGGTGATCGAGGGTTTCACGCTGGGCATCGCCTTGGTCATCGGGTTGCAGCAACTGCCGGCCGCGCTGGGGGTAGCGCCACCAGGAGCCGATCAGGTTGTCGCACTGGCCGCGCAGGCCATCGGCTCGTTCGCCGCGCACCCGAACTGGACCGCCTTGGCCGTGACCCTGGCGGTGGCGATCGCGATCCTGGTCGGCGGGCGGCTTGCGCCGGTCATTCCGTTCTCCTTGTTCGCGGTCGTTGTGGCGACCCTGGTGGCCGAACTGACCGGGCTGGACGTCGATCGGATCGGCACGCTGCCGGCCGGTCTGCCGATTCCGTCGCTGGCGTTCTTCGATCCGGCCCAGATCTGGGTGCTGACCGGGCCGGCGATCGCTGTGGCCGCGCTGGCCGCCTTGGAGTCCCTGCTGTCGGCGGCCGTTGCCGATGGCATGGGTGTGAACTCCCGGCACGATCCGGATCGGGAGCTGTTCGGTCAGGGGCTGGCCAACCTGATCACCCCGTTGTTCGGCGGCGTGCCCGCTACCGGCGCGATCGCCCGAACCGCCGTCAACGTGCGGGCGGGTGCGAGCTCACGGCTGGCGGCGCTGGCCCACGCCGCCGTACTCGCGCTGATCGTGTACACCGCAGCGCCTCTGGCCGGGCGGATCCCGCTCGCGGCACTCGCCGGCGTTCTGCTGGCCACGGCCATCCGGATGGTCGAAGTCGGCTCGGTTCGCGCGATGGCTCGCGCCTCCCGCTCCGAGGCGGTCATTCTCACCGTCACCGCGATCGCGACGCTGGCCCTCGACCTGGTGAAGGCCGTCATCCTTGGCCTGGTGGTGGCGGGCGCG
Encoded here:
- a CDS encoding VWA domain-containing protein, giving the protein MTSGNRRRPVIITLVGALVISLGAVFMVNSFGNENSADEGPLSNADCDTPVTVSLSTTPEMKAQLETAAKALTGRDDSRTPCTNFSINAVAPGAVAQAVAAGDEQIPDLWVPDSSLWVARADDGQSLPTVAVPSLATSPMVLVGDSATFADTSSWLGVFSKAPPALLDPLSTSIGAAALLAVQAERAKTSTSDTQVAQVLVPLAQRHGSMAKAYTDLNGLFTRAAQEGSNLVVPSSEQAFVAFQEAHPDTGLKAVVPATGTLLLDYPLVVTAKDDVERVTETAKLLGQQLRSAGGTEGTDKAGFRSPTREPLTGGRGVGNIEMLGKPAVQVAEQVLQQWATLALSAHSLAVIDTSGSMNEKVAGGKRRIDLTIAAAESGLKMFPDSAALGLWSFSTKQPPAKPLDWQPLVPIRKLSAQQRVEMVTALRQLGNKANGGTGLYDVAIAAYRTVQDGFDPKAVNAVLIFTDGKNDDPGSISLDEAVRTLQSLRDPARPVRIIALGMGPDADQSELDKLARATGGRAYVARNPADLQAVFIDALQNR
- a CDS encoding alpha/beta fold hydrolase translates to MSTSIIVNGVRIAFQDTGEGEPLVLVHGSWGSHHNWDPVVPGLAEHYRVISYDRRGHSESERVTGQGTFAEDVADLAALIETLDAAPAWVVGNSAGAVITLQLAATRPDLLRGVIVHEPPLWVLSEDGALREVLDLIRTGDHAGAAERFVDDVAFGPGAWARLPERLRATMAGNATTFLDEALAPDSLTVDEAALARYTGPVMVTSGGQSPQLFQPVAEHLATLLPQAHRVEYADAGHVPHVTHPEAFVNEVRAFTARMNRRISAGALR
- a CDS encoding alpha/beta fold hydrolase, whose translation is MSRASDVVATRFDVPAPDGTAIAVWVDGDGPAMVLVHGSLQDHSISAALVAELRDGITTFAVDRRGFGASGDGAGYAIEREFEDVAAVVDAVAARVGGPVAVWGHSYGASLAMGGATLTGNISHLLLYEPSLGFAYPEGSIETLEKTLAKGDNETAAIFVFREILEFTDDQIDAMRAGPEWAGRVAVAKTLAREARAEQGWVYRPGQFSAITAQTLLLSGSESTPAIKQATDTAAAAMAGARIHVLDGHAHIAHRTEPAMVASVVRGFIASST
- a CDS encoding HD domain-containing phosphohydrolase → MDTHADLRLSDLLAALSVATDLGMGQQPEKAIRSCLLATGLGRALGLPDEEVHDVYFASLLRHLGCTATASLEARLFGGDELASRRAAEPADFGNRREMLAFTLGMGRGSGPRRALVLGRAVAGDVLHGREIVASVCEAGAMLAGRLGLGQRVADAISQQFERWDGKGGPHGLAKEEITLPARVSEVATQALMFHQAGGADAAMSMLRDRAGSWFDPSVAEAFQRYGEGLLRANDAVDPWQAVLEAEPAPVHRIRAGELDRVARCFADMVDLKSAYTLGHSTRTAELAEVAGREVGLDDPAIVDLRRAALLHDLGRAGVSSGIWDKQGALTRSEQEQVRLHPYHTERILACSPVLAPLGRIAGLHHERLDGSGYHHGLAAAAIPLPARVLAAADTFQSLTQNRPHRAARSPAQAAERLADDARAGRLDTDCARAVIAAAGQEPTLVRGTWPSGLSDREVEVLRLAARGLSNREIAQTLVISRRTAEHHLQHVYAKIGTSTRAAAALFAMEHDLLRE
- a CDS encoding Imm10 family immunity protein; the protein is MKAAYTRDAPLNYEAVVFLDESSGTSFELQRALEFDAQDAALGLATYCLSNTLGATHYGGVETWNLTPGSLTLSLSGEAAKALNLPRTLQLHADAEELDQLGHHIRRILSS
- the rdgB gene encoding RdgB/HAM1 family non-canonical purine NTP pyrophosphatase, with the translated sequence MSKILLASNNAKKLAELRRILEPIVPGIEVLGLADVSPYEEPPETEPTFEGNALLKARAAVAATGLPALADDSGICVDALNGMPGVLSARWSGPAKDNHANNVLLLGQLEDVPDSRRGAAFVAAVAFVRPGGEEDVVRGEARGSVIRELRGTGGFGYDVLFVPEGYDRTTAELSVEEKDAISHRGKSLREIAPLIAKALS
- the rph gene encoding ribonuclease PH, producing the protein MARIDGRTPEQLRPVTLTRRWLDHAEGSVLVEFGRTRVLCAASVTEGVPRWRKGSGLGWVSAEYAMLPRATNTRSDRESVKGKIGGRTQEISRLIGRSLRAVIDYKALGENTIVLDCDVLQADGGTRTAAITGAYVALADAVSYLRDRKALKGEPLKGSVAAVSVGIIDGLPMLDLCYEEDVRAETDMNLVLTGDGRFVEVQGTAEGEPFDRKLLDGLLELGAQGVADLTKIQQEALA
- a CDS encoding SGNH/GDSL hydrolase family protein, which gives rise to MAASPWLNVNLHYVALGDSTTVGVGDPLAGCAVRLSGAGAVPGQGWRGWASLLAESLGSSHRVTFSNVATSGATAPLVAREQLPSTGDDRIDLASLIVGVNDTMRSTFDPIEIRDSLQECGDRLTARGALLLTVRFHDHGQVFGLPKWLRRPLWRRIEVVNSLYDDLVASYGGIRIDLADRPEIYQRDFWSVDRLHPGERGHRRLARSFADELVARGLPIDVLPALESDARYAPSKWNDAVWMVREGIPWVGRRASDLMPWATRMALGHRVSAWPVSMDVPRSSSGP
- a CDS encoding Gfo/Idh/MocA family protein; the protein is MSGKDLKLGVVGLGARSKLAQNADQPDQGSSVVAICDPIPASQESGLANFPGAKAYGDHRDLLDLGLDGVFLTTPDHLHEDPAVDFLEAGIAVFVEKPLAITTEGCDRVLEAARRSGARLYVGHNMRHMPVVQIMREQILAGAIGEVKAIWCRHFVGHGGDFYFKDWHADRSKTTSLLLQKGAHDIDVMHWLAGGYTTRASAFGELAVYGGITDRTDRTGQRFSEFVDEANWPPLEQKGLAPVMDVEDLSMANLQLGNGVLMSYQQCHFTPDYWRNYTVIGTAGRLENFGDGPGGVVKVWNSRRSGYREDADVVIEIPNAEGGHAGADPRLVQEFLTFVRNGSATLTSPIAARAAVAAGHAATTSLRNGGNPVDVPELDPELVAYFERGQTS
- a CDS encoding MBL fold metallo-hydrolase yields the protein MQLTVIGCSGSVPGPDSPASSYLLSAEGFHLVLDLGSGAFGALQRHIPADRIGAVALSHLHPDHCMDLCGLYVATKYSPAAPFPKIPVYGPAGTAIRMAQAYDLPIDPGMTEQLTFNDWQPLQQVGPFTVRTTPVVHPVPAYAIRVEHDGRSIVYSGDTGPTQALVELARGVDVLLCEAALLDDDPSNPPELHLTGSEAGEHAQRAGVGRLIVTHVPPWYDRHTQARAAAKTYSGEILTAVQDAVYDV